A window of Patescibacteria group bacterium contains these coding sequences:
- a CDS encoding metallophosphoesterase: protein MKKVTISLFIVSLIILLGLPVQAQPQFISTDFIFDFAAYGDPQNSNVVHLELVDQITPLAPSFTLNMGDIVQNALLEEQWTMFKTVITSLLVQPLKKGLDRNYYPTIGNHDIPLENYQKTFELTSEYYSFDYQGYHFISLDTEIDGLPDSQQYSWLQNDLSIANQSGKKSIVFFHEPLYGRLIHYTENTELRNAWTPLFQQNNVKLVFNGHAHIYQRTYPLYDNAINYDQGIIYITTGGAGGELGIIENNWWAEKEESVYHYVYIQITNSKIIISAVNEAGQIFDNFEIINNNNEKNIISTSTDQRNKINFFSASGKSKSNSFYPLNNSSKTGVRLASGDIDLDGKDEIITGAGQGEQSLVKIFESDGRLVSKFHAFKKNYLGGIDVAAGDINNDGQDEIAVSKLTENSQTKIFNYNGKTIYFDKKVFKELIGATVALGDIDNDKQDELIIGTNNGIRSKVIFYEILSYSKKGKLKKIEISPFKKEYTNGIDVSSGDINGDGKEEIGISKLNKKSKVKIYKYNKKRKVLGNFNAFNKKYVTGTNIDMFDTNSDGITEIISSMTESKTNQPKTIVHNYLGNIITKSFLSINKKISNNVISIGINKNK, encoded by the coding sequence ATGAAAAAAGTAACAATATCTCTTTTTATTGTTAGTTTAATAATTTTATTAGGACTTCCTGTCCAAGCCCAGCCTCAATTCATTTCAACTGATTTTATATTTGATTTTGCTGCTTATGGCGATCCTCAAAATAGTAATGTTGTTCATTTAGAATTAGTTGATCAAATTACTCCTTTAGCACCATCATTTACGTTAAACATGGGAGATATTGTCCAAAATGCGCTTCTTGAAGAACAGTGGACAATGTTTAAAACTGTAATAACTTCTTTATTAGTTCAGCCACTCAAAAAAGGACTTGATCGAAATTACTATCCGACAATTGGCAATCATGATATTCCTCTAGAAAATTATCAAAAAACTTTTGAACTAACATCAGAATATTATTCATTTGACTATCAAGGATATCATTTTATCAGCTTAGATACCGAAATAGATGGGTTGCCTGACAGTCAACAATATTCTTGGCTTCAAAATGATTTATCTATAGCAAATCAATCTGGAAAAAAATCGATTGTCTTTTTTCATGAACCTCTTTATGGAAGATTAATTCATTATACTGAAAATACGGAACTAAGAAATGCCTGGACTCCATTATTTCAACAAAATAATGTCAAATTAGTTTTTAATGGCCATGCTCATATTTATCAAAGAACATATCCATTATATGACAATGCAATAAACTATGATCAAGGCATAATTTATATTACAACAGGAGGAGCAGGTGGAGAATTAGGAATAATTGAGAATAACTGGTGGGCAGAAAAAGAAGAAAGTGTTTATCATTATGTTTATATTCAAATTACAAATAGCAAAATTATTATTAGCGCAGTAAACGAAGCTGGACAAATTTTTGACAATTTTGAAATCATTAACAATAACAATGAAAAAAATATTATTTCAACATCAACTGATCAAAGAAACAAAATTAATTTTTTTTCGGCATCAGGAAAATCAAAATCAAATTCATTTTACCCGCTGAATAATTCGTCAAAAACAGGAGTCAGACTTGCAAGCGGAGATATTGATCTAGATGGGAAAGATGAAATTATCACTGGAGCAGGACAAGGAGAACAATCATTAGTTAAAATATTTGAATCAGACGGAAGATTAGTAAGTAAATTTCATGCTTTCAAAAAAAATTATTTGGGTGGAATAGATGTTGCTGCCGGTGATATAAATAACGATGGTCAAGATGAAATTGCAGTTTCAAAACTAACGGAAAATTCACAGACAAAAATATTTAACTATAATGGAAAAACAATATATTTCGATAAAAAAGTTTTCAAAGAATTAATTGGTGCAACTGTTGCATTGGGAGACATCGACAATGATAAGCAAGACGAATTAATTATCGGAACAAATAATGGAATCAGATCTAAAGTCATTTTTTACGAAATACTTTCTTATTCAAAAAAAGGAAAGCTCAAAAAAATAGAAATTTCGCCATTCAAAAAAGAATATACAAATGGCATCGACGTTTCTTCTGGAGATATTAATGGTGATGGCAAAGAAGAAATCGGCATTTCAAAATTAAATAAAAAATCAAAAGTTAAAATTTACAAATACAATAAAAAAAGAAAAGTTTTAGGAAATTTTAATGCATTTAATAAAAAATATGTAACTGGTACAAACATTGATATGTTTGATACAAATTCTGATGGTATAACTGAAATAATTTCTAGTATGACTGAAAGTAAAACAAATCAACCTAAAACAATAGTTCATAATTATCTAGGCAATATTATAACTAAATCCTTTTTATCTATAAACAAAAAAATATCGAATAACGTTATTTCAATTGGAATAAATAAAAATAAATAA